A single genomic interval of Hevea brasiliensis isolate MT/VB/25A 57/8 chromosome 4, ASM3005281v1, whole genome shotgun sequence harbors:
- the LOC110654057 gene encoding protein OVEREXPRESSOR OF CATIONIC PEROXIDASE 3: MFPVWYSRQGERTKMALASSSVKVFAAPKSWPSSSIERVFLGSPRPSSLFLPRHAPATSILSFSRRPHQNSAISSSKKKKKSSSFEDIKQEEDDMDDDAFEALFSMLEEDLKKDGSSIDDDDGDDISEADFDKLQRALEEALGIADDDDVEILSSTGDDVEGANAIEEEDDDEEEEERPVKLKNWQLRRLARALKNGRRKTSIKSLAAELCLDRAIVLELLRDPPPNLVMMSAALPDEPASTSSLPESKPIEIIPAESVSVDDVKSKSEKGVPVHVLRHRWSAQKRLKKVHVETLERVYKRTRRPTNAMISSIVQVTNLPRKRVVKWFEDKRNEDGIPEHRVPYQRNSKPMEAP; encoded by the exons ATGTTTCCGGTTTGGTACAGTAGACAGGGAGAGCGAACGAAAATGGCATTGGCTTCATCGTCTGTGAAGGTTTTTGCTGCTCCAAAGAGTTGGCCATCTTCAAGCATTGAGCGGGTCTTCTTGGGATCTCCCAGGCCATCCAGTCTCTTTCTGCCACGTCACGCTCCTGCTACCTCTATCCTCTCTTTCTCTCGCCGTCCACACCAAAACTCTGCAATCTCTTCTTCAAAGAAAAAGAAG AAAAGTTCGTCTTTTGAGGATATAAAGCAGGAGGAAGATGATATGGATGACGATGCCTTTGAGGCACTCTTCAGCATGCTGGAAGAAGACCTTAAAAAAGATGGGTCATccattgatgatgatgatggtgatgataTAAGTGAAGCAGATTTTGATAAACTTCAACGTGCATTGGAGGAGGCATTGGGAATTGCTGATGATGACGATGTTGAAATACTTAGCTCCACTGGAGATGATGTTGAAGGTGCTAATGCTatcgaagaagaagatgatgatgaagAGGAGGAGGAAAGACCAGTAAAGCTTAAGAATTGGCAGCTTCGAAGGCTGGCTCGTGCTTTAAAAAATGGACGCCGTAAAACTAGT ATCAAAAGCCTTGCTGCTGAACTTTGTCTTGATAGGGCCATTGTTCTTGAGTTGCTCCGTGACCCCCCTCCAAATCTTGTAATGATGAGTGCTGCTTTACCTGATGAACCGGCATCAACATCCTCATTGCCAGAAAGCAAACCGATTGAAATCATTCCTGCAGAATCAGTGAGCGTGGATGATGTGAAATCTAAGAGTGAGAAAGGAGTGCCCGTTCATGTTTTGAGGCACAGATGGTCTGCTCAGAAGAGACTGAAGAAAGTCCACGTTGAAACCCTTGAAAGAGTATATAAAAGAACAAGGAGACCTACT AATGCAATGATTAGCAGCATTGTGCAAGTGACGAATCTGCCTCGCAAAAGAGTGGTGAAATGGTTTGAAGATAAACGCAATGAAGATGGGATTCCTGAACACCGTGTCCCGTATCAAAG GAATAGTAAGCCAATGGAAGCCCCTTGA